Genomic window (Cystobacter fuscus DSM 2262):
AGCGGTGAACCGGCCCGAGATCCGCGCGCCTCTGGGAACGACGAACTCCCGCCCGGGGCCGAGCTCAATCTCCATTCCGTTGATGCTCAGCACGTAGCGGCCCTCGAGGACCGTGAGGTACTCGTCGAAGTCGCGCCAGTGCTCGCCGGTGTCCGCGTCGCGCCTCGCGTGGCAGAGGGTGAGCTGGGTGCCATCGGCGCCGTTGAACACGAAGGCCTCGACGCCGGGCAGACGCAGCGAGGCCTCCGCGACGCGGTTGGCCGGGCCCGTCATGAAGGCGGGGAAGCTGCCCAGGCCGAAGCGCGCGGCGTACTCCGCGTTGAGCGCGGAGAAGCGCTCCTTGTCGAACCCGGCGGCGGGATTCCCGGCGATCGCCGCCTCCAGGTTGTCGAGGCAGAAGTGCCAGCCCGTGGCGTCTCGCGCGACGTGGGCGCGGTCCCCGGGAAGGGTGGTGAAGACGAGCAGGCAGCCCGTGCCCTCGGGGCGCAGTTCCCACCGCAGCACATCTCCGTCCCACGTGTATTCGAGGACGCGCGGCGGATCGAACACGGAGATCTTCCCGGTGCCGGGCTCGCCTTCCGCGAAGAAGAAGCGCAGCTCGGCGCCGTTCTGGCGGGCGCCCTCGATGCGCGCGGGGAACCAGTGGGCCAGTTCCTGGCCGTCGGTGAGCGCGCGCCAGACCTTCTCGGGCGGGTGGGCGAGGCGCCGCTCGAACCGGAGTTCGACGCGGTCGCCTCGGGGCGTCAGGGTTCCATGCTTCATGGCTTCCTCCTTGGGGCCGGGCTCCGGCGAGTGGGGGCGGGTGGGTCGTCCGCCATGGTGTCCAGGTGGCGTTCCAGCGCGTCGAGCCGCCGGGACCAGAGTTCGCGGTACGGCGTGAGCCAGTCGTCCAGTTCCAGGAGGGGCTCCGGACGCAGGCGGTAGAGCCGCCGCTGGGCGTCCTGCTCCACGTCCACCAGCCGAG
Coding sequences:
- a CDS encoding ArsR/SmtB family transcription factor is translated as MPSAFEVVAEPNRRRILDLLREGRRPVGELVDRLGLTQPTVSKHLRVLKDARLVDVEQDAQRRLYRLRPEPLLELDDWLTPYRELWSRRLDALERHLDTMADDPPAPTRRSPAPRRKP
- a CDS encoding SRPBCC domain-containing protein is translated as MKHGTLTPRGDRVELRFERRLAHPPEKVWRALTDGQELAHWFPARIEGARQNGAELRFFFAEGEPGTGKISVFDPPRVLEYTWDGDVLRWELRPEGTGCLLVFTTLPGDRAHVARDATGWHFCLDNLEAAIAGNPAAGFDKERFSALNAEYAARFGLGSFPAFMTGPANRVAEASLRLPGVEAFVFNGADGTQLTLCHARRDADTGEHWRDFDEYLTVLEGRYVLSINGMEIELGPGREFVVPRGARISGRFTAGTRTLHAFGGRGLERAEPQV